DNA from Podospora pseudopauciseta strain CBS 411.78 chromosome 5 map unlocalized CBS411.78m_5, whole genome shotgun sequence:
TACCTCTGGTGTACTTCAGGCTACCAACAACCCAGAGCCCAGAAGGATGAAGCCATGCGCATGCCCACCTGAAATTCAAGCATATGTCTCGAGAAGATGCCGATGATATTGCATGGACCAACATTCAATATTCCCACCCATGACACACTTTTGCCCTGCACGATACAGGTTATTTCTACACACTAGAAGACTGCATGATGACCCTTCTGGCAAGTTCCTGCATGTTGGGCTGCAGAGGTATCTCGGTGTCACCCTCCACAAGACAGCAAATCCGGGGAAGCAGGGCTTGTCGTTCTCCGCAGCCATCTCTTGAACGAATGAAATCCTTGATATACATCTATCACAAGCATCTACAGCTTCTGGTTTAATCTACTACTAATATTGCTGCGGGCCAAGACGTGGTACATGCGGAGAAGCTCGTGATGGCTGCTCGTTGCTACGCTGTCAGAACCAACAGGCGGAAAGACCTTGAGGCCTGGTATAAAAGCTCTCGACGCTGATCACGCCattcaagaagaagagtcTTTGgtcaccccctcctttcaTTTACAGGTTTCATAGGGACCTAGGCTATGATGGTATCTTCTACCGCAACTGTGCCCATCCtcttggcagcagcatgCGGCGTCCTCGCTCTTGTTCCCACTCCCGTTCTTCAGCACAATGGCCGATCTGAAATCACACCCGGTCCGTCCTGCGGCGAGTTCCCCTGCGGCTCAGAACTAGCAGCCATCCCCAGCTGTGCCATCCCTTGTATCGAGTCAGCGGGCTTGGGTCTAGGCTGCGCGACGGCCGACTACGGATGCCAGTGTGACAACCTCGACGCCCTTCAAGGAGCTGCGGTCAACTGTGTAATCGAAGGCTGTGGTGGTTTCGACAATGCTATCACGGTGGTGTACTCTGCTGTGGCCATGTGCCAGTGTGTGGGCTCCAACAGCCCCCTGCCTACACCCTGCCCATCGACCACAACCACAAGCGAGGAGCCAATCATCACCGAGGCTCCCTGCGGTGACTTCCCTTGCTCCGCCGAACTTGAAGCCATTCCCAGCTGTGCTATACCATGCATTGAGAACTCGGGCGAGAAGTTTGGTTGCGGCAGGACAGAATACGGCTGCCAATGCCAAAACCTAGATGCTATCCAAGGCGATGCCGTACTGTGCGTTATCGATGCTTGTGGTGGCTTCGACAATGCTATTCCCGTCGTGTACTCTGCCGTGGCCATGTGTCAGTGTGTAGCGAGAAACACGCCGCTGCCGACTGCTTGCCCGACGACGAGCACTGTGGGGACTACGTCGACAGCTGAGACGTCGACTGAGGAAACCAGCGCCGTTGAGACCTCCACCGTGGAGACCAGCACCGTTGAAACCTCCACCGTCGAGACCACCGCTGTAGAGACATCCACCGCCGAGACCTCGACGGTAGAAACCTCGACGGTCGagccatcctccaccccgacATCTGACTGCCCCGAAGAATCGACCACCTTGGACATCTCTACACCGCCTAtaccctccatcaccacaccatctatcgtcaccaccaccacagcagtGATCTGCCACACCCCCTGCGCTGGCCAAGCATCCGCCATTCCCGTCTGCGCAACAGCCTGCATCGAGTCCGCCGGTGGTGCCGTCGGCTGCGAAAGGGGTGACCACAATTGCCAGTGCGCGTCGAGCGATGCCATTCAGGCGACTGCTGTCAACTGTGTGCTTGGGGCTTGTGGGGGTATTCCTGGAGCGGTGAAGGTTGTTGAGTCGGTTGCTGCTATGTGCGGTTGTGTTAGTGCTAGCCGGCTGAGTTCTTGTGAGACGACTACGAAGACGATTacggttggggatggtgataATGATGGGGAGTTTGTTACTACTACCCCTGGGGGGGGTCAGCCTGGGAGTGGGTTTGTGAGTGTTACTAAGactgggggtggtggtgga
Protein-coding regions in this window:
- a CDS encoding uncharacterized protein (COG:S; EggNog:ENOG503P9T8), whose product is MVSSTATVPILLAAACGVLALVPTPVLQHNGRSEITPGPSCGEFPCGSELAAIPSCAIPCIESAGLGLGCATADYGCQCDNLDALQGAAVNCVIEGCGGFDNAITVVYSAVAMCQCVGSNSPLPTPCPSTTTTSEEPIITEAPCGDFPCSAELEAIPSCAIPCIENSGEKFGCGRTEYGCQCQNLDAIQGDAVLCVIDACGGFDNAIPVVYSAVAMCQCVARNTPLPTACPTTSTVGTTSTAETSTEETSAVETSTVETSTVETSTVETTAVETSTAETSTVETSTVEPSSTPTSDCPEESTTLDISTPPIPSITTPSIVTTTTAVICHTPCAGQASAIPVCATACIESAGGAVGCERGDHNCQCASSDAIQATAVNCVLGACGGIPGAVKVVESVAAMCGCVSASRLSSCETTTKTITVGDGDNDGEFVTTTPGGGQPGSGFVSVTKTGGGGGGPVETSQPGDSGDGDGGDGGGGVGDGDGDSDGGDGDDGGDGGDGPGDDDEPQGPTPTTSRPPVVTAGASSNTLLSGSSGFTALLMMLAAFV